One Candidatus Peregrinibacteria bacterium DNA segment encodes these proteins:
- the nusG gene encoding transcription termination/antitermination factor NusG, whose product MAKQAKNTGRHWYVIHTYSGYEDAVREALLQRIESMNMQDKIFDVIVPKETQIVVKKGKPKTEKKRLFPGYVLVDMMVDDESWYVVRNTPNVTGFVGSGTIPVPVSAEEFGVISRYLEDDNAPKFKISLSKTDLVMVLDGPFAGYEGVVNTIDDEKGKVKVMITIFGRETPVELDFDQVKKK is encoded by the coding sequence ATGGCTAAACAGGCTAAAAACACCGGTCGTCACTGGTATGTCATCCATACTTATAGCGGGTATGAAGATGCGGTTCGAGAGGCGCTTTTGCAGCGTATCGAATCCATGAACATGCAAGATAAGATTTTTGATGTGATTGTGCCTAAAGAAACTCAAATTGTAGTGAAAAAAGGAAAGCCGAAAACTGAAAAAAAACGCCTTTTCCCTGGTTATGTACTGGTGGATATGATGGTGGATGACGAATCTTGGTATGTGGTTCGTAACACTCCCAACGTGACCGGCTTTGTGGGCAGCGGAACCATCCCTGTTCCTGTTTCTGCCGAAGAGTTTGGTGTGATTTCTCGTTATTTGGAAGATGACAATGCTCCCAAGTTTAAAATTAGCCTTTCCAAGACCGATTTGGTCATGGTTTTGGATGGACCTTTTGCAGGTTATGAAGGAGTGGTCAACACCATTGATGATGAAAAGGGTAAAGTGAAAGTGATGATCACGATTTTCGGACGTGAAACGCCTGTGGAACTCGACTTTGATCAGGTTAAGAAGAAATAA
- the secE gene encoding preprotein translocase subunit SecE, producing MDAKKSASESKNPIVAYFVGAFEEFGKVTWPTKEQAALLTGIVVAVSLLFALVLGAYDFGLSALYQWVLEQFSS from the coding sequence ATGGACGCAAAAAAATCCGCTTCCGAATCAAAGAACCCCATTGTGGCTTACTTTGTCGGAGCTTTTGAGGAATTTGGCAAGGTCACCTGGCCCACCAAAGAACAAGCCGCTCTCCTTACGGGCATCGTAGTGGCCGTTTCCCTTCTTTTCGCCCTTGTGCTCGGCGCTTACGACTTCGGTCTCAGCGCTCTTTATCAATGGGTTCTTGAACAATTTTCTTCCTAA
- a CDS encoding PKD domain-containing protein: MERILAMTLKPRTFLATLLLLSGLLTAVPVAQAISVPIGDQDLEQGDLQPEDCANLDESLAGAFGCDTSDTVTDFVDFTGELEGPDAAGYDEALTENTNARDFIQSVVNFALSFVGLICVVTVIYGGLLYVTSRGDEEQTSKAKKAITYSVIGIVIIMGSFAFVNTILQVGGGGSTGDGNGTALNGETINESGAAFDVKDVLDEIEQITEEYVEAYQTLLAVNKEVSSMQALEMPVVVEVTERERSLGGVIDFTTEYFTGEDDDFADTYTVLEEARVDAYTTSLARAAQNIMSETDALSDTYEDAYQLYQYLQYGSRNFVADGDPEAEACNTLSFNVRDREVNGNLGWTRTDAEVQVVDPYICNYIAAILQSAESDYLEVIGDSGVGLIGRFEELKALFDVSENASGSNLTGIVMALSNAQTALTNAKTVISNSTIQEIQYAMNELYELVKNVEFVQVRLTATVVEGNAPLLVRFDILGTEDPSGNTVEDAQIQWDLDGNGVYDEAAVGEDLGADSISYIFDQAGTYRVKVRVLSSEPDIAAGVSTVSIRVQPAKSLIVINATVGSNGPQAIANFIQSPAINKPKFKVTASEASSEAGILFDASESTDGEGNVSGIRYYEWDFGDNETEAGNFEQAATIRHFYAQEGVYDVSLTVTDQDGVKDSKYFKLYVATPAARINASPALGIAGTTFTLDGSSSTADVGSIRNYQWSVSKQGGAAINLSQNTGSSIQVTLNEPGIYDVNLNVSDTSSKSDAATAFVVVESQAPVVTYTYEIENENQPSIVTFDARNSYDPDPNDRLEFSWDFGGFEGEDYIILEESEDQSEVTVQFLDTGAYTVLLTGHDQHPQAIQKSDTATATIQVNSILDVDLTVSGDEARHLNQDGEAEVEFTAESEFGSAFQIEYGDGEVDFTDTLTNGRAIFTHTYKQAGVFYVKLTTYDDSEQEETNTDTVRVYIGSGNAPIAVIGIGAENTDIGTGPSFVGSVKTTFTFSASNSVNVDGSNQNLTYSWNFGDGSTANQATVTHKFTEKATYNVTLTVKDKNDPSISDEAVVPIQIQGIEPKIQSISVVPVSTTELTTPLKVNVSVTASDDDGKITYIRGWYYDLDDSATPLGTVISESGNFTLTLNTNGEEGENKEYGFAVEVTDNDNQTVSSFDQLDPADIPTLSVINGPNDSPVASFSVDKSSRYVGEEVTFSSLSYDPDGEIVTYWWDIEGDGFYNNEPTQVSSYTYEFSQVHSEGIPVRLKVEDSAGATAESEPVMIYVDSLAEDPDAKFLTDIDGTYVQFRNNSFVDSENGAELAGTYWDFDLQNDSDGNGVKDDDFDSFEENPTYNYEEFGVYKVKMTVVDTVGQSDTVTQDIEVKETAAPVAAFTFTVDEKNVTFRNTSTVDTEHGVDVRTYAWDFDTTLDSNGDSETDNDTDAELKNPSHEYADYGTYEVTLTVVDTYGKIDTVTQTVEIENPIQALNAILSSVPQANSLSQILLRQDGQEVSFYFGAEGGSEDYHFSLDKNIFYDSNADGIRDNDEDYSSSSPGSWKTPFFISYGQIVTKLTVTDNETGDRDISTLQVVFEGHLGSANLFNATPKQMALLILSAALTAALGVSMAFRYKPLPRR; encoded by the coding sequence ATGGAAAGAATCCTCGCCATGACTTTAAAACCTCGTACCTTTCTCGCGACCCTGCTCCTCTTGAGCGGTCTCCTAACGGCCGTTCCGGTGGCTCAAGCCATCAGCGTTCCCATTGGGGATCAAGACTTGGAACAAGGGGATTTACAACCTGAAGATTGTGCCAATTTGGATGAAAGCTTAGCGGGTGCATTTGGCTGTGACACCAGCGATACCGTCACCGATTTTGTGGACTTCACCGGGGAATTGGAAGGACCCGATGCCGCCGGTTACGACGAAGCTCTCACCGAAAACACCAATGCGCGCGATTTCATTCAATCCGTCGTCAACTTTGCACTTTCTTTTGTGGGACTGATTTGTGTGGTCACCGTCATTTACGGAGGTCTCTTGTATGTGACCAGCCGTGGGGACGAAGAGCAAACCTCCAAAGCCAAAAAAGCCATCACTTATTCAGTGATTGGAATTGTGATCATCATGGGGTCCTTTGCCTTTGTGAACACCATTTTGCAGGTGGGCGGCGGGGGAAGCACAGGAGACGGCAACGGCACGGCTTTGAATGGAGAGACCATCAATGAATCGGGCGCCGCCTTCGACGTGAAAGACGTGCTCGACGAAATCGAACAAATCACCGAAGAATATGTGGAAGCCTATCAAACCTTGCTCGCAGTGAATAAAGAAGTGTCCTCGATGCAAGCCTTAGAAATGCCCGTAGTGGTGGAAGTGACAGAAAGGGAAAGAAGTTTAGGAGGAGTGATCGACTTCACCACCGAATATTTTACCGGTGAAGACGACGATTTCGCCGACACCTATACGGTTTTGGAAGAAGCGAGAGTGGATGCTTACACCACCAGCCTCGCTCGTGCCGCTCAAAACATCATGTCCGAAACCGATGCCCTGAGTGACACTTATGAAGACGCTTATCAATTGTATCAATATTTGCAATACGGCAGCCGAAATTTTGTGGCAGACGGTGACCCTGAGGCAGAGGCGTGTAACACGCTGAGTTTCAACGTTCGCGATAGAGAAGTGAATGGGAATTTGGGCTGGACCCGAACCGATGCCGAGGTGCAAGTGGTGGATCCTTACATTTGCAACTACATTGCCGCCATTTTGCAAAGCGCGGAATCCGACTACTTAGAAGTGATTGGAGATTCAGGTGTGGGGCTCATCGGTCGCTTTGAAGAATTGAAAGCGCTTTTCGACGTCAGTGAAAATGCAAGCGGTTCCAATCTCACCGGCATTGTGATGGCTTTGTCCAACGCACAAACCGCTTTGACCAATGCAAAAACCGTGATCAGCAACAGCACTATTCAAGAGATCCAATACGCTATGAACGAGCTTTATGAATTGGTGAAAAATGTCGAATTCGTTCAAGTGAGACTCACCGCTACGGTGGTGGAGGGCAATGCGCCTTTGTTGGTGCGTTTTGATATTTTGGGTACGGAAGATCCCAGCGGAAACACAGTGGAAGATGCTCAAATTCAATGGGATTTGGATGGAAATGGAGTTTATGACGAAGCCGCAGTGGGTGAAGATTTAGGCGCAGATTCCATCAGTTACATTTTTGATCAAGCAGGCACTTATAGAGTCAAAGTACGGGTGCTCAGTTCAGAACCCGACATTGCAGCAGGAGTTTCCACAGTGAGCATTCGAGTGCAGCCCGCAAAATCCCTCATCGTCATCAACGCCACAGTCGGTTCCAATGGCCCTCAAGCCATCGCCAACTTCATTCAGTCGCCAGCCATCAATAAGCCCAAGTTCAAAGTCACGGCCTCGGAAGCCTCCTCAGAAGCAGGGATTTTATTCGACGCCTCAGAAAGCACTGATGGAGAAGGAAACGTGTCTGGAATTCGCTATTATGAATGGGACTTTGGGGACAATGAAACAGAAGCCGGCAATTTTGAGCAAGCGGCCACCATTCGTCATTTCTATGCTCAAGAAGGAGTCTATGACGTGTCGCTGACCGTCACCGATCAAGATGGCGTGAAAGACAGCAAATACTTTAAACTTTACGTTGCCACCCCTGCAGCTCGCATCAATGCGTCTCCGGCCCTGGGCATCGCAGGCACGACCTTCACCTTAGATGGATCTTCCTCCACCGCGGATGTCGGTTCGATTCGAAACTATCAATGGTCAGTGAGCAAGCAAGGAGGCGCCGCCATAAACCTTTCTCAAAACACCGGAAGCAGCATTCAAGTCACTTTAAACGAGCCTGGAATTTATGATGTGAACCTGAACGTATCCGACACTTCCTCTAAATCGGATGCAGCCACCGCCTTCGTGGTGGTGGAATCTCAAGCTCCTGTGGTGACTTACACCTATGAAATTGAAAATGAAAATCAGCCCTCCATTGTCACTTTCGACGCTCGAAACAGTTACGATCCCGACCCCAACGACCGCTTGGAATTTTCTTGGGATTTCGGCGGCTTTGAAGGGGAGGATTACATCATTCTAGAAGAATCGGAAGATCAATCGGAAGTCACCGTTCAATTCTTAGACACCGGGGCTTACACCGTGCTGCTCACGGGTCACGATCAACACCCGCAGGCCATTCAAAAAAGCGACACAGCCACCGCCACCATTCAGGTGAATTCTATTTTGGATGTCGACCTCACAGTGAGCGGAGATGAAGCGCGGCATTTGAACCAAGATGGAGAAGCCGAAGTGGAATTCACTGCAGAAAGTGAATTCGGCTCCGCCTTTCAAATTGAATATGGAGACGGGGAAGTGGATTTTACCGACACACTCACCAATGGAAGAGCCATTTTCACTCATACTTACAAGCAAGCGGGGGTCTTTTATGTGAAACTCACCACCTACGATGACTCCGAACAGGAAGAAACCAACACCGACACTGTTCGTGTCTACATTGGCTCGGGCAACGCCCCCATTGCCGTGATTGGAATTGGAGCCGAAAACACCGACATCGGTACAGGGCCCAGTTTTGTGGGCAGCGTGAAAACAACCTTCACCTTCTCTGCAAGCAATTCTGTGAATGTGGACGGCAGCAATCAAAACCTAACTTACAGTTGGAATTTTGGAGATGGCAGCACGGCGAATCAAGCGACCGTTACCCATAAATTTACAGAAAAAGCCACCTACAACGTCACCCTCACTGTGAAAGATAAAAACGACCCCAGCATCAGTGATGAAGCCGTGGTTCCCATTCAAATTCAAGGCATTGAGCCCAAAATCCAAAGCATTTCAGTGGTTCCCGTAAGCACCACCGAACTCACCACACCCCTCAAGGTCAACGTCTCGGTTACTGCTTCTGATGACGATGGAAAAATCACTTACATAAGAGGCTGGTATTACGACTTGGACGATTCCGCCACTCCACTCGGAACCGTGATTTCAGAATCCGGAAACTTCACTCTCACGCTCAACACCAACGGAGAAGAAGGTGAAAATAAAGAATACGGTTTTGCCGTGGAAGTCACCGACAACGACAACCAAACAGTGTCCAGTTTTGATCAACTCGATCCCGCAGACATCCCCACGCTTTCTGTCATCAACGGGCCCAACGACAGTCCCGTAGCCTCTTTTTCAGTGGATAAATCTTCTCGTTACGTGGGGGAAGAAGTCACCTTTTCAAGCCTTTCTTACGACCCCGATGGAGAAATCGTGACCTACTGGTGGGACATTGAAGGCGATGGATTTTACAACAATGAGCCGACCCAAGTCAGCTCCTACACTTATGAATTTTCTCAAGTGCACAGTGAAGGCATCCCCGTGCGCTTAAAAGTGGAAGACAGTGCGGGCGCTACGGCTGAATCCGAACCCGTGATGATTTATGTGGACTCTTTGGCAGAAGATCCTGATGCCAAGTTTTTAACCGACATCGATGGCACTTATGTTCAGTTCCGTAACAATTCTTTTGTCGACAGTGAAAACGGCGCAGAACTCGCCGGCACGTATTGGGATTTTGACCTGCAAAACGACAGCGATGGCAATGGAGTCAAAGACGACGACTTCGATTCTTTTGAAGAAAATCCCACATACAATTACGAAGAATTCGGTGTTTATAAAGTCAAAATGACCGTGGTGGACACCGTTGGACAAAGCGACACCGTGACGCAAGACATTGAAGTCAAAGAAACCGCCGCACCCGTGGCTGCCTTCACCTTCACCGTAGATGAAAAAAACGTTACTTTTAGGAACACCAGCACCGTGGACACCGAACATGGAGTGGACGTGCGCACTTACGCCTGGGATTTCGACACCACTCTAGATTCCAATGGCGATTCAGAAACGGACAATGACACTGATGCAGAATTGAAAAACCCAAGCCACGAATACGCGGATTACGGCACTTATGAAGTGACCCTCACCGTGGTGGATACCTATGGAAAAATCGACACGGTCACTCAAACGGTGGAAATTGAAAATCCCATTCAAGCCTTGAATGCCATCTTAAGCAGCGTGCCTCAAGCCAATTCTTTGTCTCAAATTCTATTGAGGCAAGATGGCCAAGAAGTCAGTTTCTATTTTGGAGCCGAAGGGGGCAGTGAAGACTATCATTTCAGCTTGGATAAAAACATTTTTTACGACAGCAACGCGGATGGAATACGCGACAACGACGAAGATTACAGCTCTTCTTCACCGGGTTCTTGGAAAACTCCTTTCTTCATTTCTTACGGACAAATCGTGACCAAACTCACCGTAACCGACAATGAAACCGGCGACAGAGACATCAGCACCCTTCAAGTGGTCTTTGAAGGACACTTGGGAAGTGCTAATCTGTTCAATGCCACGCCCAAACAAATGGCACTGCTCATCTTGAGCGCCGCACTCACGGCTGCACTTGGAGTGAGCATGGCCTTTCGTTACAAACCTTTACCACGCCGCTAA
- a CDS encoding PKD domain-containing protein: MDVTPNPIPENNPNLEMKPSPEPVPNAPSPLQNPAPLQNSASLPNPAPKKTLTPEEKKVQRQATLKRLATVSVALYVFLLLLIFAWGTFTAGVELTVFDYLPLSQNTFSGALMTLFHILLGASVFILFFYSLVALLKSMFTKKEEVEKKKKASRKALLGGLTFLLFAAAWLAGIWYLGPRLVLTDLYESPIKTIPTQTLGLTSPVEIRFDASGIPVDTKLYRILSYTWDFGDGATANGVSTAHTYTQKATGNGIYTVLLSVRYADLSTGEQFEDTFKTTVAIANEKTAAYFTANPEAGELPLKVHFDATSSYDPDGEIVAYEWDFDNDGSFDDGEGEEIDHTFTQEGDYLVSLRVTDNSGEYNTASLTIEAGSIGGLRAVITTNVAEGEAYYLDEEYKFDGSLSQIGEGKITQYSWDFGDGSVAVKTRSVNHRFEAVGVYTVVLTVTDPEGNSDESTLEVRVVEEGSAPEAKISTLPALENRAVTGPVPLEVRFDATASFDEENDIVDYEWDFDNDGTVDDTGDTATHTYQVEGSFEARLITTDSVGNVDEALVPIEVTAQGLIARLEIDQSNGEVPLTVEFDASASTYKEGNIVSYEYDFGDGSDSYIGGSSVTYRYNAVGTFTASVTVIASDGKRGSTSVQIVVRPVALTACFTVNTDSGQAPLFVSVDPSCSEGTVDSYHWDFGDGEISFDRKPETHTYSTPGTYTITLEVTSAEGIVSVFENEITVR, encoded by the coding sequence ATGGATGTCACGCCCAATCCAATTCCAGAAAACAATCCAAATTTGGAAATGAAACCGAGTCCTGAGCCTGTGCCAAATGCTCCGTCACCTTTGCAAAATCCAGCGCCTCTGCAAAATTCCGCCTCTTTGCCCAATCCTGCTCCCAAAAAAACTCTGACTCCCGAAGAAAAAAAAGTCCAGCGCCAGGCCACGTTAAAACGCTTGGCCACGGTTTCAGTCGCCCTTTATGTCTTTCTTTTGTTGTTGATTTTTGCCTGGGGCACCTTCACCGCAGGGGTAGAACTCACGGTTTTTGATTACCTGCCGCTCAGCCAGAACACCTTCAGTGGAGCCTTGATGACTTTGTTTCATATTCTCTTAGGAGCCAGCGTTTTTATTTTGTTCTTCTACAGTTTAGTGGCTCTCCTTAAGTCCATGTTCACCAAAAAAGAAGAGGTGGAAAAAAAGAAAAAAGCGTCTCGAAAAGCATTGCTCGGAGGCTTGACCTTTCTCCTGTTTGCAGCCGCTTGGTTGGCGGGCATTTGGTATTTGGGGCCTCGTTTGGTGCTTACCGATCTTTACGAGTCTCCCATCAAAACCATTCCCACTCAAACGCTGGGTTTGACTTCTCCCGTTGAAATTCGTTTCGATGCCAGTGGAATTCCGGTGGACACCAAGCTTTATAGAATTCTTTCTTACACCTGGGATTTTGGAGATGGAGCCACGGCCAATGGAGTCAGCACTGCACACACTTACACGCAAAAAGCCACTGGAAACGGAATTTACACCGTGCTTCTTTCCGTGCGTTATGCCGATCTGAGCACGGGTGAACAATTTGAAGACACTTTCAAAACCACCGTGGCCATTGCCAATGAAAAGACAGCCGCCTATTTCACGGCCAATCCTGAAGCAGGGGAATTGCCCTTGAAAGTGCATTTCGACGCCACCAGTTCTTATGATCCCGACGGGGAAATTGTGGCCTACGAATGGGATTTCGACAACGACGGAAGTTTTGATGATGGAGAAGGAGAAGAAATCGATCACACCTTCACTCAAGAAGGGGACTACCTCGTGTCTTTGCGCGTCACCGACAACAGTGGTGAATACAACACGGCCAGTCTCACCATTGAAGCGGGAAGCATTGGAGGCTTGCGTGCCGTCATCACCACCAACGTCGCAGAAGGGGAAGCCTACTACTTGGACGAAGAATATAAATTCGATGGCTCTCTTTCACAAATTGGAGAAGGGAAAATCACTCAATACAGCTGGGATTTTGGAGATGGCAGTGTTGCCGTAAAGACGCGTTCCGTCAATCACCGTTTTGAAGCAGTGGGAGTTTATACGGTGGTGCTCACCGTGACCGATCCCGAAGGCAACAGCGATGAAAGCACGCTCGAAGTTCGGGTGGTGGAAGAAGGCTCCGCTCCCGAGGCAAAAATTTCTACGCTTCCAGCTTTAGAAAATAGAGCCGTTACGGGTCCGGTTCCTTTAGAAGTTCGTTTTGATGCCACTGCTTCTTTCGATGAAGAAAACGACATCGTGGACTATGAATGGGATTTCGACAACGATGGAACGGTAGATGACACTGGGGACACCGCTACCCACACGTATCAAGTAGAAGGCTCTTTTGAAGCCCGCCTCATCACCACCGACTCGGTTGGGAATGTGGACGAAGCCCTCGTGCCCATTGAAGTGACAGCTCAAGGACTCATCGCTCGTCTCGAAATCGATCAAAGCAATGGAGAAGTGCCGCTCACCGTTGAATTCGACGCCAGCGCATCGACCTACAAAGAAGGCAACATTGTCTCTTATGAATACGATTTTGGGGATGGAAGTGACAGCTACATTGGAGGCTCCAGCGTCACATATCGTTACAATGCCGTGGGTACTTTCACCGCCAGCGTCACCGTGATCGCGAGCGACGGAAAAAGAGGCAGCACCAGCGTTCAAATTGTCGTTCGTCCTGTGGCTTTGACGGCTTGTTTCACCGTGAACACCGATTCCGGACAAGCACCCCTCTTCGTTTCTGTGGATCCTTCCTGTTCGGAGGGCACCGTGGATTCCTATCATTGGGATTTTGGCGACGGGGAAATCAGTTTTGACCGCAAACCCGAAACCCACACCTATTCCACTCCCGGCACCTACACCATCACTTTAGAAGTGACCAGTGCAGAAGGAATCGTCAGCGTCTTTGAAAATGAAATCACCGTGCGCTAA
- the aspA gene encoding aspartate ammonia-lyase (catalyzes the formation of fumarate from aspartate) has product MKTRTEIDALGSVQVPSESYGGSFTARALANFKISNLKAPDSFRVSLALIKMAAAEVNAALGHLPKKSAAAIVQAGEEFLDGKFDADFQLDVYQAGAGTPFNMNLNEILANRASELLGGKKGEYKRVHPNNHVNMSQSSNDVIPTAIRLAALMDLGGLVVSGLDLIEALEKKAKKFEKILKVGRTHLQDAVPVTLGQEFKSYASALEHALERLDFAAEELTYTGIGATATGSGINTHPKFTEKMRKNLSRRLDIEFQALNPFENNNSMAVFASVSGALRGLASEVLRMSDDLRLLSSGAFAEIQLPEVEPGSSIMPGKVNPSVLECVSMICVQSMAMDHAIALAAQRGQLELNWYTPLIMFDLLHAIEIMTQGFQILREHCIEGIEANASQMKIVLENSTAMATALAPVLGYHEVAEWVKESKAKKIPFVKKVPEKYKKLIALENLVHPNRT; this is encoded by the coding sequence ATGAAAACTCGTACTGAAATCGATGCATTGGGTTCTGTTCAGGTCCCTTCAGAGAGTTATGGGGGGAGTTTCACTGCGCGGGCCTTAGCCAATTTTAAAATTTCAAATCTCAAAGCGCCCGATTCTTTTCGTGTCAGCTTGGCTCTCATTAAAATGGCAGCGGCGGAAGTGAATGCGGCGTTGGGTCATCTGCCTAAAAAAAGTGCGGCGGCCATTGTTCAAGCAGGAGAAGAATTTTTAGATGGAAAATTCGATGCAGATTTTCAGTTGGATGTTTATCAAGCGGGAGCTGGCACCCCTTTCAATATGAATTTGAATGAAATTTTAGCCAATCGAGCCAGTGAACTTTTGGGTGGAAAAAAGGGGGAATACAAGCGGGTGCACCCCAACAATCACGTGAACATGAGTCAATCGTCCAACGATGTGATTCCCACGGCCATTCGGCTCGCAGCCCTGATGGATTTGGGAGGACTGGTGGTGAGTGGTTTGGATTTGATTGAAGCTTTGGAAAAGAAAGCAAAGAAATTTGAAAAAATCTTGAAAGTGGGCCGCACTCATTTGCAGGATGCCGTGCCCGTAACGCTGGGCCAAGAATTCAAATCCTATGCCAGTGCTCTGGAACATGCTTTGGAGCGTTTGGATTTTGCAGCCGAAGAATTGACCTACACCGGCATTGGGGCCACTGCTACAGGAAGTGGCATCAACACTCATCCAAAATTTACTGAAAAAATGCGTAAAAATTTGAGTCGACGTTTGGACATTGAGTTTCAAGCTTTGAATCCTTTTGAGAACAACAACAGCATGGCGGTTTTTGCTTCTGTTTCTGGAGCTTTGCGAGGGCTCGCCAGTGAAGTTTTACGCATGAGCGATGATTTACGCCTGCTCTCCAGTGGGGCTTTTGCAGAAATTCAACTGCCTGAAGTGGAGCCTGGGTCTTCTATCATGCCAGGAAAAGTGAATCCTTCGGTTTTAGAATGTGTGAGCATGATCTGCGTGCAAAGCATGGCCATGGATCATGCCATTGCGCTGGCTGCACAGCGCGGTCAATTGGAACTCAATTGGTACACACCGCTCATCATGTTCGATCTTTTGCATGCCATTGAAATCATGACACAGGGTTTTCAAATTTTGCGCGAACATTGTATTGAAGGAATTGAGGCCAACGCATCTCAAATGAAGATCGTTTTGGAAAACAGTACGGCGATGGCCACAGCCTTGGCGCCCGTGCTCGGTTATCATGAAGTGGCGGAGTGGGTGAAAGAATCCAAAGCTAAAAAAATCCCTTTTGTGAAAAAAGTTCCTGAAAAATACAAGAAGCTCATCGCTTTAGAAAATTTGGTCCACCCCAATCGAACTTAG
- a CDS encoding RlmE family RNA methyltransferase → MPKKPHPYQVQDKYFLLAKQKGYRARSAFKLLDIQKKFHLIKPGQMVVDLGAAPGSFMQVIAELVGMQGQVLGVDLQAMETFPQANMKTAQGDIFEKEVFFETLEKNGFQKVDGVTSDLAPKTSGVKDMDTGLSAELTDQAAYLAIQILKPGGYFVGKIFEGSEFQRVLRKVKRHFRTVNVFKPEACRDRSYETYIVAQGFLGKTKPEENLF, encoded by the coding sequence ATGCCTAAAAAACCTCACCCTTACCAAGTTCAAGACAAGTACTTTTTGCTCGCCAAACAAAAGGGCTATCGAGCGCGCAGCGCTTTTAAACTTTTAGATATACAAAAGAAATTTCATCTGATTAAACCTGGACAAATGGTGGTGGATTTAGGAGCAGCTCCGGGCAGTTTCATGCAAGTGATTGCCGAACTCGTTGGAATGCAAGGGCAGGTATTGGGAGTGGATTTGCAGGCAATGGAAACTTTCCCTCAAGCCAACATGAAAACCGCGCAAGGGGACATTTTTGAGAAAGAAGTTTTTTTTGAAACCCTTGAAAAGAATGGGTTTCAGAAAGTCGATGGCGTGACCAGCGATTTAGCTCCAAAAACCAGTGGTGTGAAAGACATGGACACCGGACTTTCGGCGGAACTCACCGATCAAGCGGCTTACTTGGCTATACAGATTTTAAAACCAGGCGGCTATTTTGTTGGAAAGATTTTTGAAGGCAGTGAGTTTCAACGCGTTTTGCGAAAAGTGAAACGTCATTTTAGAACGGTGAATGTTTTTAAACCCGAAGCTTGTCGCGACCGAAGCTATGAAACCTATATTGTCGCGCAAGGATTTTTAGGTAAAACTAAGCCTGAAGAAAATCTCTTTTAA
- the rsmG gene encoding 16S rRNA (guanine(527)-N(7))-methyltransferase RsmG yields the protein MNLPLLQSLLEQKSQELNLFSAGDRLKIGEKHLPDSLAVLEFWMVKKGAQGMDVGTGGGLPGLALAVSCPEVKFTLVDAREKKMKAVQQMIEALKLKNASTLVGRLEELGHEKKYRERFDFVTARALAALPVLLEYSSSFLKVGGHLYAWKGPEYLEELTTSQRAQAELGLLYRDSFIYSLAGSEERVILRFEKVKSLSASYPRRVGVPSAKPL from the coding sequence ATGAACCTTCCCCTACTCCAGAGCCTATTGGAACAGAAGAGCCAGGAGCTTAATCTGTTTTCAGCGGGAGATCGATTGAAGATTGGGGAGAAGCATTTGCCCGACAGTCTGGCGGTGCTTGAATTTTGGATGGTGAAAAAAGGGGCCCAGGGTATGGATGTGGGCACCGGGGGCGGATTGCCAGGGTTGGCTTTGGCAGTGAGTTGCCCGGAGGTGAAGTTCACTTTGGTGGATGCTCGTGAAAAAAAAATGAAAGCCGTGCAGCAGATGATTGAGGCTTTGAAACTTAAAAATGCCAGCACGCTTGTGGGACGTTTGGAAGAATTGGGTCATGAAAAAAAATATCGGGAGCGTTTTGATTTTGTGACGGCACGCGCTTTAGCGGCTTTGCCGGTGCTTTTGGAATACTCCTCAAGTTTTTTAAAAGTTGGTGGGCATCTTTACGCTTGGAAGGGACCTGAATACCTGGAAGAATTGACAACTTCTCAAAGAGCTCAAGCGGAATTGGGGCTGCTGTATCGCGATTCTTTTATCTATTCCCTTGCGGGTTCTGAAGAGCGCGTGATTTTACGCTTTGAAAAAGTGAAATCCTTGTCTGCATCCTACCCTCGACGAGTGGGGGTTCCCAGTGCTAAACCTTTATAA